The DNA segment gtTAGAGTGTTTCTGATGTAGTAAATCTAGAGATGCCTTCagatttacaaaatgttattttcattcgtAACAATAGACACATCATAAACTATTAAAGCTTAAGTCAAATCACTACAGAATGAAAATGAGTTCGAGGGGTGACAGAgacatacaaaatatttgaGGTGGACAGACAGAAGTCTGAAATTATATGGAATGTGAATTCAATGCCTTATGTAAATAAGTCGTACTGACATATACTCCTTTACATAGAAAATTTAACTCTGACCTGATCACTGGAACAAATAAAAGAGGAAAGTGTCAGGTGATCAACAGCCttaacaaaatttgataaattaggGATACAGTGCaaatgtataaatttacaattatcAACAGTGGTAATACATTAATGCATAAAATGGGATGGTTACTGTGGACCCAGGTCTTGATTAATTAAACTTGACTAAGTAAGTCAAGAGAAAATATACTTGTATGCTTATATTTgagataaataaatgaaaatatgtttgaagacctgttggtgaccttctgctgttgttttttctatggtcgggttgttgtctttttgatacattccccatttcaattctcaattttattatgcaTATATGACAATACATTAAATTATATATGGATTCTTGTAATCATGTATTCAATGGGACTTTCTTTCTCTCTCACTTCCATTATTCAAATCTATTATCATTTAGACTTTCTTTCTCTCACTTTCACTATAACTGTCAGACATTTACTCAATGGGACTTTCTTTTTCTCTCTTActttcattaaatatataaacatccatcaaaacaaaagtaaacacATGCAAACAAACAAATCACAGATATCCATTACAGAATTACACATTCTGAATATACACAAACTCACATACAAAAACTGAagttaaaaaacataaacaaaaaagtatgcATCATAGAAGTgaaaattctgaaattattgcaatgtttttattaatgcaaaAACTGTGACATTATCAGGTTATCATTAAAAAActtcaataaatatttgcaatcaaattatttatttagatattaCTTTCTGCCAGTGGTCAAGgatttgcaataataaatgcaagcattaatttctgaacttACAgttatcaaatcattttaaagaatatcacatgatattaaaatttcccagttaaatacatttttagtaCAATGTGGACCTGTTCATATTTTATCTGATTTCATATCCAGACTTTTTATACAATCTCAGTCTACTGGATGTTTACTGGGAGGTTCATCATAAACATCAGTCTAGTTGTTATGGTTCTGTGATCATGAATGTTTAGTAAAGaatttccaataaataactCCACCTAGTCCACACACTTCTAACAGGATTATCACAATTAAAATCATCTTGTTGGTCATCACTCTGAAAGAAGCCaagatattgtttatttgtatggTATATCATCTTTTTCTTACACTTTCAACATTTTATCAGCATTTAAAACAGACAATCTATAAACCTCAAGATgtatgtaatttgtttttgaaataaagtataATTGGTAGGGTTTCTGTTGTTTaagctttattttttagtaaaatattgtctctttattttacttttttttactgacAATGGCGCAAACTTCCTTTCTTCAGCTTTTTATTACCCTTagtttcttataatttttttttaaacatatttaaccaatttGTTGTTAATGAGGAATAAAATTCATCACACAATTCGGACGTAGGAGGCATATTGTAACATCcaatattatgtatatctctgagtGTAGATATATCCAGAATTTTATTATGATGTTGTTtacaaaaagaaagaagatcgtcatattagaattttcatcaacttatGGTTTAAGATTTCACTATTAGTATATTTCCCCTTTTTGTGCTTAGACATAAACAGAAACACTCAAACAGATAGGCCTTGCAATCAAGTCTCTTCCACcaataagataaaatataataaaagaatgCAAACCATTGGCAAATTTATAgaaagttttatgaatttagAAGATTTAAATTGTCTCCCTTTGATGTTTTGATGTTGCAGAAGATAAATACCAGTAATTATTAAAGAAAACTGCCCTATAAACTACAGAAAATGTGTAAATATCTTACCTTGTTGCCATGGTTTTAAGGATTTTTCTACTTTTAGATAAATTTGAATCTGTATCATACAGCTGAAAAAGAAAAGGTAAATTTGAAAGcacaaaagtgtttaaaaaaacatgaacttgGGTTTTGGCTTGATCAATTAATTTGATGTGGCTGGTAGGACTGAACCTCCAAAGTCAAACCACAACCAACACACTTTGAGTGATTTTGCATTAATGGACATTAAACCGTAAATGAACCACAACTCAGGTCTAAAATTAAAACCTGCCTTCCCATCCTCCTGTCCTCCCACTTTTGTTTAATTGAATAGCCCTATTGACTAACTCATATTGGTAATATCAGGTTGTTTTTGTAGTCGATTTCATGTGTATAGGATCCACAAATCCAAATGTTCAATAGACATATATGCTGATTTTGGCAAACTATAGATTTAAATAtccttaaaaatacaaatttgttatcaatccacaaaaattggcacccacattatatatttttatattcacataCCCTATCTCTTGTTCTTCCTAAGGTTTCCCTCTGTCTTCCTAATTCATCAATTATTTCTACCCCTATTTCATCAGTTTCAGCTGCTATCTGATGTGTCCTTGCAATGCTATCTGTGGCACGATTCAAAGACTGAGTTCCCTGATAAAGTTTGTTTCTCGAAGAAGCTGCCATTTGCTATTACAAGAAAAATGTAACTTTACttatgaaattgatattttcaaacattaagAGTTAAGACAGTAGCACTTTCAACCTACAAAGCTCTGATCCTTATTCTCTTTTCAAACTTTGAACATTTCTTGTCACCAACATTTCTTGAATATATAACAAATGGTAAATTTGATGTTGTCGGTCaccattatatttttcaaataatgattCCATTATACCGGGTGAAATTAATTTTAGCTCATTTGCAAAAGCTATTTTAATATCATTCTTTTTGGCCTTTGTAGCTCCAGGGAACATACCAACACCACAATTTGCTCAGAGTCCTTTTGAGCTAGTGATGATATCAATGGACATGTTTCCTTAAGAAAATACTGTCTTGAAAATGTTCCAAGATCAAAATCACTGTAAACTTCCTTATATTGTTGTTGTGttattttgaattcagttttggattttataaattttggtgcTCCAGTGGatcaattgtttattttcagtgTAGAGATTGTAGATATTTGTTTGATTGTTATTACTCTTTTGGCCATGGTGTTGACTGTATTTCTTAAACATGTGACTTTCTTAGTACCTTACTAAAATTGCACCAAATATTCATTAGTTAGCCTGTCTTAAGAacttattaagatttttttttacatttacctCATCTCTATCAAAACCAAAATTATCAGATCCTCTTCCTGTAGCTCCTTTACTTTTCTTCTGCAAAGAAATAATTTCACTGTTAAAAATTCAATTcaggtttgtttatttttcaatgtgaGTGATTTCTAGTACGGTAATACATATATGTCTTTATTTTCTTGTTATCATAACTAGTCAGCAAAATGCCTCTTTACatacttatttaattttttttgctttctaATTGTTGGAAGGGTAAAAATAATTCCTGAGGCCTTCATTTTAAATTCTGTCATTTTCTTCTATGAAATGAAATCTATCTTGCAAGTTTATATGCAGTCAATTATTGTTGATTAATAAGCGTTAGGACAATagaaaaatgttatgaaattttcTATGAGACGCTCACAAGTGCTGAGTTTGAATTTTCAAGGATTGTTTGTATGTGATATAAGATACCTAAGGGATTGGAAAGGTAAATAAGTTGACAATGGTACatgtacacaaaaatgtatgatattCAAGGAGTTGGGGGacaggatttgttttctttacagAATATTCTTTTTCACCTTTTGCATAGTTAAGCTGCATGAAAATTCACTTTTCTTAACATATTCCTTTTAaagtggtacccaacaccttcactaaaattaatttggctcgtttaactttcataaaattttgacaaagtatttactttgacactttgacaaaaatataaaaaattcaaaaatttgaaccatCAGTTTTATCAggaaaattacactggttatatagcagtttgacacaCACTTATTTTggtcattgagaagcttaatattcccttaacatcacaacgtaattaaaacgttaagctgattttacagagttatctccctgtagtgtacCTCCTTAATTCTGTTTTGTTCAgttattttttcaattcttaCTAGGtcaaaatgttcatttaaaaatatgttaattataGGTTAAACTAGTGACAATTTTGTGTCAAATGGTGGTCCTTCAACTTCAAATTCTCAAgagtgccccccccccccccccccaccccagTTCCCACCCAGCTTATATCAA comes from the Mytilus trossulus isolate FHL-02 chromosome 3, PNRI_Mtr1.1.1.hap1, whole genome shotgun sequence genome and includes:
- the LOC134710019 gene encoding vesicle transport through interaction with t-SNAREs homolog 1B-like — translated: MSSEKFESLEDDLSSVLDSIRDRVEGKIPNFEGEEKKTAIRHAERNIEEANCILQEMESEAKMAPISYRSQQISRIRNYRHDLDNITKNLKKSKGATGRGSDNFGFDRDEQMAASSRNKLYQGTQSLNRATDSIARTHQIAAETDEIGVEIIDELGRQRETLGRTRDRLYDTDSNLSKSRKILKTMATRVMTNKMILIVIILLEVCGLGGVIYWKFFTKHS